The Mycobacterium riyadhense sequence ACGATCCATCGATCTCCGGGACCAATCGCCTCGTCGGCCGGGATGCACAGGCCGATGACGTCGACCTCGGCGTAGGTGTCGCGGACGAGGTCGTTGAGCCGCTTACCGAGCAGGGTGCGTGGCCGGTGCAGGCCCGGAGTGTCGACGAGAATGATCTGAAAGTGCTTGCGGTGCACAATGCCCCGAATGGTGTGCCGGGTCGTCTGCGGCCTCATCGAGGTGATGGCCACCTTGGTGCCCACCAGCGCGTTGGTCAGCGTGGACTTGCCGGTGTTTGGCCTACCGACCAAACACACGAAGCCGGAACGGAATTCGGTCATGTCGCTTTCCTTGACGAGCGTGCGCGTCTGCACAACGACACGCCGTCTGGTGTGTCATTCTGCGCACGCTGGCGGCATCGGGTCACAAAGGTTGGCCTGCATTGTCGGTCAGGATGACCCTCGCAGTAGGAGCAAGCTCGCGGACGGCGGCGATGCCTGGGTCATTCGGTGACCCGGCGACCAGCACGGCCGCCTCGAGGCGGGTCGCGCCGCTGGATGCGGCCGCGGCCACCGCCGCTTGCAGGCCCGTCAACTCCAGAGTCGACAAGCTCACCGGCGCAGCCGCATACGTGCGCCCGTCGACGTCGCGTACCGCGGCGGCGCTGCCCGCCTCGGCACGCGCCATCGCGGCGCGCGCCAGCACCACCAGCTTGGCGTCCTCGGCGTCCAGGTGCTCAGTCATGGTCGGCCGCCGTGCCGTCGACCGGGCTCAGCAGCACGGTGCCGATCCGTACCCGGCCCCGATGGTCGGGTCCACCCTCGGCGTGCAGCCGCAGGCCATGAGAGACCACCTCGGCGCCTGGCAACGGAACCCGGCCCAGTTCCAGGGCCAGCAGGCCACCCACCGTGTCTACATCGAGATCGTCGTCGAATTCCACGCCGTACAGCTCTCCCAAGTCTTCAATCGGTAGTCGCGCCGACACCCGGAAACGGTTGTCGCCCAAGTCTTCCACTGGCGCCGTCTCGGCCTCGTCGTATTCGTCAGCGATCTCACCGACAATTTCTTCCAGCACGTCTTCGATGCTCACCAGGCCGGCGATGGCGCCGTACTCGTCGACCAACATGGCCATGTGGTTGCGGTCGTGCTGCATTTCGCGCAGCAACGCGTCCAGCGGCTTGGAGTCGGGCACGAACACCGCCGGGCGCATGACCTTCGCAACGGGAGTCTCCCGGCCGCCGTCGGTTGAGCAGACCGTCTGCTGCACAAGATCTTTCAGATACACCACGCCGAGGATGTCGTCGACGTTCTCACCGATCACCGGAATGCGCGAATGTCCACTGCGTACGGCCAGATTCATCGCCTGACCGGCTGACTTGTCGCCCTCGATCCAGATCATCTCGGTTCGCGGCACCATCACCTCACGCGCCGGCGTATCGCCGAGTTCGAAGACCGACTCGATCATCCGATGCTCATCCGCGGCGACCACGCCGCGCTGCTGGGCAAGGTCGACGACCTCACGCAGTTCGATTTCGGATGCGAACGGCCCGTTGCGAAAACCGCGGCCCGGAGTAAGCGCATTACCCAGCAGCACCAGCAGCCGACTGATCGGCATCAATAGCCACGAGATCACTTGTAACGGAACGGCCGTCGCCAAAGCGATGGAGTACGCGTTTTGCCGACCGAGAGTGCGTGGCCCGACACCTATGACGACGAAGCTGGTTACCACCATGACGGCCGCGGCGGCGAATAAGCCCCAGTCCATGCTGAGGTTGTGGCGGAAATAGACCACCAGTAGCGCGGTTGCGGTGATCTCACAAACAATGCGCAGCAGCACCACCAGGTTGATATAGCGCGGCCGGTCGGCCATCACCTTGAGCAGCGCAACCCCGCCAGGACGCTCGTCACGAACGAGTTCTTGCACGCGGGCCAGCGACACCGTGCTAAACGCGGCGTCGAGCGCTGCGAATACTCCGGCCAGGCCAATCAGCGCGACGGCGCCGAGCAGCTGAGAAAGGCCAGTCACGGCTGGTCGAAATACCTTGACTTGTCCAGCAGCCGGCGGTCTCGCTCGTCCTGGCGGTCCTGCTGGTAGGCCTCGACCTGGTCGGCCACCCACTCCTCAAGTAACCGCTCCTGCAGGGCGAACATCTCCTTCTCCTCAGCCTGCTCGGCATGGTCGTAACCGAGCAGATGCAGCACGCCGTGAATGGTCAACAACGCCAGCTCATGCCCAAGACTGTGGCCGGCAGCCGCCGCCTGTTCGGCGGCGAACTCCGGGCACAGCACAATGTCGCCCAGCATCGCTGGCCCGGGCTCGGGAGCGTCGGGGCGACCGCTCGGCTCGAGCTCGTCCATGGGGAAACTCATCACGTCGGTCGGCCCGGGCAGGTCCATCCAGCGCATGTGCAGGTCGGCCATCGCCGCGGTGTCCAACAGCACCATCGACAACTCAGCGCCCGGGTTGACGTCCATCTTGGTGATGACAAACCGCGCGACGCTGACCAGTTCCGCCTCGGAGACGTCGACGCCCGACTCGTTGGATACTTCGATGCTCATAAGATGCTCATAAGACAGCTCACGCACTCATCATCGACGACTGCGGCTGCCGGACGCCCGCCGCGCCGCCCGGTTCATCCCAGAACCCGGTTCCTCGTATCGCGCGTAAGCGTCGACGATCTCCGAGACCAATCGATGGCGGACCACATCCGCACTGGTCAGTTCGGCGATGTGGATATCGTCGATGTCCTCGAGGATGTCGACCGCGGCCCGCAGGCCCGACCTGGCGCCGCCCGGCAGGTCGATCTGGGTGACATCCCCGGTGACGACGACCTTGGACCCGAAGCCCAGCCGGGTGAGAAACATCTTCATCTGCTCGGCTGTGGTGTTCTGGGCCTCGTCGAGAACGATGAACGCGTCATTCAGGGTCCTACCCCGCATATACGCCAGCGGCGCCACCTCAATTACCCCGGCGGACATCAGCTTTGGGATCAGCTCGGGGTCCATCATGTCGTAAAGCGCGTCATACAGCGGCCGCAGGTACGGATCGATCTTTTCGCTGAGCGTGCCCGGCAGAAAGCCAAGGCGCTCACCGGCTTCCACCGCCGGGCGGGTCAAGATGATCCGGGTGACCTGCTTGCTCTGCAGCGCATGGACAGCCTTGGCCATCGCCAGATAGGTCTTGCCGGTGCCGGCCGGGCCGATTCCGAACACGATGGTGTTGGCGTCGATGGCGTCGACGTAACGCTTTTGGTTGAGCGTCTTGGGCCGGATCGTCTTTCCCCGGCGCGACAAGATGTCGAGGGTGAGCACTTCGGCCGGTGACTCGTTGCCGGTGCCAAGCAGCATGGCGACGCTGTGACGCACCACTTCTGGCGTCAGCGGTTGGCCACTGCCCACGATCGCAACCAGCTCGGTGATCGCACGTTCGGCGAGCGCGACATCGGCCGGCTCCCCCGAAAGGGTGACACTGTTGCCACGCACATGCAGGTCGGCACTCAGGGTGCGTTCGAGGGCCCGCAGGTTCTCGTCGGCCGAACCAAGCAAACCCACGACGAGGTCGGGCGGAACATCAATGCTGCTGCGAACCAATGCGTCGGCTTGCCGGGCTCCAACGGTGTCAGCAGCGCGGGTCTCGCGGGGCGTCACGTGGCTTCTGATGCCTGCTTTCTGGCCTATCGACTGGAAGGGCAAATGCTGAATTTCTAGTCTACCGCCGGTCAAGGACGGCTTCTCAACGATTCGATGCGTTCCGAAGCCATTCGTGCCTGCGGCAGCACCAGCGCGTAGACGTGTTGCGGGCGCGCCTTTCAGCGCTGCAACAGCGTGTTCGCCGGCAGATCCTTATCGAGCACCTTGCGGGCTTGGTCGGCCCCGGTGACCGGCAACAGTGCCTCGTCCAGCAGTCCGACCTGCACGAGCAGTGACGCCTGGTCCCAGTAGATCCGTTCGTAAGCCACCTTGTCCCCTTCGAACCCCATCACGACCACCACCGGCAGCATGACCGCACGACCGGTGGGCGGCACGCCGGGAAGCAAGGTCGGCATCGGGATGTCGTGGGTGAACGACATGACGGCCTCGTCGACGACACGGTCCGCTCCGACGGTGCGGCACACCGGGTTGATCGTGGTGTCGGCGGGCCAGTGCCCGACAAAGTAGTTGCCATAGAAGTCCGCGACGCCGTCAAAGCCGACGCCGCCCATCATGGTGGGCACATGGTTGACGAAAGGGTTCGCGGACATCGTCGCCATGGTCGCGCCGACGTCCCTGGCAACGAATTCGTGGGCGACATGCTCGTCGAAGATCGCGCTGAGGTTGTGGGCGGTCCCGGTCATGGATCTGTCTCCTTCATGTTCGCGTCGAGTGCGAATCTGGCGACGGGTTACCGGCGTGTCGCGTCGTGAAATTCACAGTCGACCCGCGCATCCCAACGTGACGTAAGCACGCCCAACGCCCCCAGCGCCACCGCTGCCGCGCTCGACGTGCGCAGCACGGCCGGGCCCAGCCGAACCGCAACAGCACCGGCGTCGGTCAACGCGGCAATCTCGTCCGGCGTGATCCCGCCTTCGGGCCCAACCACGAGTATCAGCGAATCAGCTTGCGCCACAGCGACATCCGCAATCCGGTCGGTCGCCGACTCATGCAGGGCCAGCACCACAGCGCCGGCGACCACCTCCTCCCGGACGCGCTGAATCAGTGCCGCAGTCGACAGCACGCCGTCAACCGGAGGGATATGCGACCGACGGGATTGCCGGGCCGCCGAACGCACCACCGCTCGCCACCGGCGCAGTCCCTTGTCGGCGCGCGACCCCTCCCAGATGGCCACGCAGCGCGCCGCCTGCCAGGCCACGAACGCGTCGGCGCCGGCTTCGGTGCCCAATTCCACTGCCAATTCGGAGCGCTCGGACTTGGGCAGCGCCTGTACCACCGTGACCGCAGGCCGCCCGGGCGCGACGCTCCAGCGTTCCAGGACCCGGGCCCCTAACCCGTCGCGCCCGGCCTGCTCTACCACGCAGCGGGCCAGTCCACCGGCGCCGTCGCCGAGTATCAGCTGCTCGCCGGGGCGGATCCGACGCACGGTGGCGGCGTGAAAACCTTCGTCGCCGGCTACGACCGCCACCGCGCCGGTGTCGGGCAATGCGTCAACGTAGAACAGGGTCGCCACCATGCGCGGCCCGTAACTAGCGTCCGGTGAAGGTCTCGCGCAGCCGGCTGAACAGCCCGCCGGCAGCGTGCGTCGAGCGCACCTCGGCGATGTCGCGGCTGCGCCGGCTCTTCAGTTCGCGCAGCAGATCGGTGTCGTGGCTGTCCAGCCGGGTGGGGACCACCACCTCGATGTGGACATGCAGATCGCCGCGGGCACTGGAACGCAGATGCGGCATCCCGCGGCCCCGCAGGGTGATGGTCGAACCCGGTTGCGTGCCAGGCGGAATGACGATCTCGCTCATGCCGTCCAGGATGGCGTCCACGGTGACAGTGGCTCCCAGTGCCGCATCGACCATCGGTACCGAAACAGTGCAATGCAGGTCGTCGCCCTGGCGCACGAAGATGTCATGGGCCTGCTCGTGGACCTCGACGTACAAGTCACCCGCCGGCCCTCCCCCGGGCCCGACCTCGCCCTGCGCGGCCAGCCGCACCCGCATTCCGTCGCCGACACCGGCAGGGATCTTGACGCTGATATCCCGACGGGCCCGCACCCGGCCGTCGCCCATGCATTGGTGGCACGGATCGGGGATGACGACGCCCACGCCGCGGCAGGTGGGACAAGGCCGCGACGTCAACATCTGACCCAGCAGCGAACGCTGCACGGTCTGCACCTCACCGCGGCCACCGCAGGTGTCGCACGGAATCGGCGCGGAATCGCCGTGGGTGCCTTTGCCCTGACACCGGTCGCACAGCACCGCGGTGTCGACGGTGACCTGCTTGGTGACACCGGTTGCGCACTCATCGAGATCCAGTCGCATCCGCAGCAGCGAATCCGAACCCGGCCGAACCCTGCCGGCCGGACCGCGTGACGCCGCACCCCCGCCGAAGCCGCCACCGAAGAATGCCTCGAAGACGTCGCCCAAACCGCCAAAGCCGGCGAACCCGCCAGCCGACGCGCCGGCAGTTGCCAATGGGTCGCCGCCCATGTCGACGATGCGGCGCTTTTCGGGATCGCTGAGCACCTCGTAGGCGATGCTGATTTCCTTGAATTTCGCCTGCGCGGCCTCGTCGGGATTGACGTCGGGATGGAGCTCGCGCGCCAGCCTGCGATAGGCGCGTTTGATCTCCGCATCGCCGGCGCTCTTACTGACGCCGAGCAGCCCGTAGTAATCGCGTGCCACGATTGGCTCTCCTATGCGGGGTCTTATGCCGCGTCTATGCGGCTGTCCACAAACTATGCAACGGGTGCGCGGTCATCGAGCACCTAGCACTTCACCGATATACATGGCAACCGCGGCAACACTCGCCATAGTTCCCGGATAGTCCATACGCGTGGGCCCCAGCACGCCCATGCCGCCGTAAATGGTGTCGAGGGTGCCATAGGCCGTGGACACCATCGACGTGCCGGCCATCTGCTCGGCCTCCGTTTCATGGCCGATGCGCACCGTCACCTTGCCCGCCTCCTGCTGGGCAGCCAGCAGCCGCAGCACCACGACCTGCTCTTCAAGAGCTTCCAGGATGGAACGCAGCGACCCGCCGAAGTCGGCGGCGTTGCGGGTCAGGTTGGCGGTGCCACCCAGCAGCAGGCGCTCCTCGGTGTGTTCCACCAGCGACTCCAGCAACACCGTCGCCGAACGGCCGACCGCGTCACCCAAGCCACCGGCACCGCGCAGCTCGCCGGCGAGGTCGGCGACCGCGGCCGAGGCCGCGGCGAGCTTCTTGCCTTCCAGCGCCTGGCCGAGTATCTCGCGTAGCTGCGACAGCTGGTGGTCGTCGATGACGTCGCCGAGTTCGACGATGCGCTGATCCACCCGACCGGATTCGGTGATGACAACCATCAGCAGCCGGGCCGGGCTCAGCGCGATCACTTCCAGGTGGCGAACGGTCGAAGTCGAAAGCGTCGGGTATTGCACCACGGCGACCTGCCGGGTCAGCTGGGCCAGCAGCCGTACCGCGCGGCGCAGCACGTCGTCGAGGTCGACGCCGGACTCCAGAAAGCCTTGGATCGCCCGCCGTTCGGCGGCCGACAGTGGCTTGACGTCATCGAGCCGGTCGACGAACTCGCGGTAGCCCTTTTCCGTGGGAACCCGCCCGGAGCTGGTGTGCGGCTGGGTGATGTAGCCCTCGGCCTCCAACACCGCCATGTCGTTGCGGACGGTGGCGCTGGATACGCCCAGGTTGTGACGTTCCACCAGGGACTTTGAGCCAATGGGCTCCTGGGTGGCGACGAAGTCGGCGACGATGGCGCGCAGCACCTCAAAGCGTCGCTCATCGGCGTTTGCCATTGACTGTCACCTCCTTGACCTGATCATTTTACGGTCTCGGCAGGAACCGACCGTCAACCTGCGCGATCAGTGGCACGGGCTTCGCGGCCCGGCTTCTTGCGGGGCCCACGATCGATCCGGTCGCCTGCGGATTAGCCTTTCCACCATGGTCCCGCACGCCGGGACGTGTCAGGGGAAAGCGACTGCGAATGATTTTTAAGGGCGTCCGCGAAGGCAAGCCGTACCCCGAACACGGGCTAACCTACCGGGACTGGTCGCAGATACCACCACAACAGATCCGGCTCGACGAACTGGTCACCACGACGACGGTGCTCGCCCTGGACCGCTTGCTTTCCGAGGACTCGACGTTCTACGGCGACCTGTTCCCGCACGCGGTGAAGTGGCGAGGCGTCACCTATCTCGAGGACGGTCTGCACCGGGCAGTGCGTGCCGCCCTGCGCAACCGCACCGTGCTGCACGCACGAGTGTTCGACATGGACATGCGACCGGGCCCACCGAGATAGTTTGGTCACGTTCGCATCCCCCCAGGTGTCGATCTAGTGAGGACACTCATTAGGAGGGACGCAATGCCACGACTAACCGGAGTCTCCGACCGCGAGGCCGGCCTGGGCGCCAAGATCGCCTTCTTCTTCACCAAGCGCAAGCTGGCAGCAATGGCCGGACTCGAGACCGCCGAAATGCTTGAACCGCTGCGGATGTATGCCCACATCCCCCGATTGCTCAGCGCCTACGGCAAGCTGGAACAGGCGGAATCGAAGCTGGACATTCTCAGTCCCCGGCACCGGGCGCTGGCCGAACTGAAGTCGGCGACCACGGTCCGCTGCGAGTACTGCATCGACCTGGGTTCGCAGATCGCCCGCGAGATGGGGATCACCGACGAGGAACTACGGTCGATGGCCGAGTACGAGAACGCCGCATGCTTCTCCGACGTCGACAGGCTGATCCTGCGGTACGCCACGGCGATCAGCCGCACCCCGGTCGAGGTCAGCGATGAGCTGTTCGACGCCCTGCGCGCCCACTTCGACACGGCTCAACTGGTCGGACTCACGCACATCATCACGCTGGGCAACCTTCGCGCCCGATTCAACATCGCACTGGATATCGGGTCTTCGGGCTTCTCGGGCGGCAGGGTGTGCGCGCTGCCCGACGCCCGTGAAGCATGACTGTCGACCCGGCGCTGACGGCACGTTTCGAGGCAGCTCGACCGCGGCTGGGCGCGCTGGCCTACCGGATGCTGGGCTCGATCGACGACGCCGAGGACGCGGTTCAGGAAACCTGGCTGCGATTGCGCCGCAGCACCGACGGCGACGCGGCTATCGCCAACCTGGACGGTTGGCTCACCACCGTGGTGGCGCGGATCTGCCTGAACATGCTGCGCGAGCGCCGCAGCCACGTCGGTGCGGAGCTGGTGTCGCGGCTGCCGGATCCGATAGTGGACCCCGAAGGGGAATTCGACCCTGAACACGAGGCGATGCTGGCCGATGCGGTGGGCCTGGCGTTGTTCGTGGTGCTGGACACCTTGTCGCCGCCGGAGCGACTGGCGTTCGTCCTGCATGACGTCTTCGCCGTTCCGTTCGATCAGATCGCACCCATCGTCGAGCGATCACCCGAGACGACCCGCAAGCTGGCCAGCCGGGCGCGGCGGCGCATCCAGCAGGCCGATCCGGTTCCCGACGGCGACCTCGCTGCCCAGCACGAGGCGGTCGACGCCTTTTTCGCGGCCGGGCGCAGCGGCGACTTCGACCGCCTGGTTTCGGTGTTGAATCCGGACGTGGTGCTGCGCGGCGACTTCGGACCCGGCGCCGCCATGTTCCGCGCCGAGGGCGCGTCCTCGGTGGCGAAACTGGCCCGCAGTTATGCGGGGCCGGAGCGTGAAGTGCGCGCCGCCATCGTCAACGGCGCCGCCGGCGCGGTCATCTTCGTCTCCGGTCGACCATCGGCGATCATGGGATTCATGGTGCGCGACGGACGGATTTCCGCGATCGACGTGCTGGCCGACCCGCAGCGCGTCGGCAGAGTCGACCTGAGCGCCCTGAACGGATAGCGGTCAGCTCCCCGCGGCGCGCAGCAGCTCCATCGCCGAGTCGCGCGACAGCACCCAGCTGCCCTGGTTGACGAATGTGAGGTTCTGCGTAACCGGCGGCGAAAGCTTCGGGCCCGACACGGACACGTCCGCGGTGGCCGAATTGCCCGCGGCGGGTTGGATATTCGCCACGCTGAACGACAGCGGCAGGTCCCCGTTCTTGTCCGCCTTCTTCAGCTCATGGTCGGCGATGCGCGCCTCGGTCCCGCCGATGCCGCCCTCAACCAAATTGCCCTTGTTCGTGAACGAAACGCTGGGGTCGGCCAGGGTGTTGAGCAGGCCGGTCAACTGGGCCGCGGTCGGAAGGTTTGCGGCCGCGGCCGGAGTCGGGGTCGGTGCCGGGTCCAGCGGCAACGGTGCACCGACGGCCACCAGTTGCACCTGGCATGCGGCCGGAGTGCTGGATGCGATGGACGTCACACCGGCGGCCGCTGCACCGATCGCGGCTACGGCGGCTAAACCCACGGCGAGCGATTTCATGATCTCCCCCTCTGATTCACACGGAACGTTGCTACTGGTGTTTCGCTTTCGGGACGGATTGCATTACATCCGACGTAACTGTGAGCTTCGTCGGCGAGTCTGTGGCCCAGCTGTGTAGCAGGCGTGAATTTTGGCTCC is a genomic window containing:
- a CDS encoding cytidine deaminase; translation: MTEHLDAEDAKLVVLARAAMARAEAGSAAAVRDVDGRTYAAAPVSLSTLELTGLQAAVAAAASSGATRLEAAVLVAGSPNDPGIAAVRELAPTARVILTDNAGQPL
- a CDS encoding hemolysin family protein; amino-acid sequence: MTGLSQLLGAVALIGLAGVFAALDAAFSTVSLARVQELVRDERPGGVALLKVMADRPRYINLVVLLRIVCEITATALLVVYFRHNLSMDWGLFAAAAVMVVTSFVVIGVGPRTLGRQNAYSIALATAVPLQVISWLLMPISRLLVLLGNALTPGRGFRNGPFASEIELREVVDLAQQRGVVAADEHRMIESVFELGDTPAREVMVPRTEMIWIEGDKSAGQAMNLAVRSGHSRIPVIGENVDDILGVVYLKDLVQQTVCSTDGGRETPVAKVMRPAVFVPDSKPLDALLREMQHDRNHMAMLVDEYGAIAGLVSIEDVLEEIVGEIADEYDEAETAPVEDLGDNRFRVSARLPIEDLGELYGVEFDDDLDVDTVGGLLALELGRVPLPGAEVVSHGLRLHAEGGPDHRGRVRIGTVLLSPVDGTAADHD
- the ybeY gene encoding rRNA maturation RNase YbeY, whose product is MSIEVSNESGVDVSEAELVSVARFVITKMDVNPGAELSMVLLDTAAMADLHMRWMDLPGPTDVMSFPMDELEPSGRPDAPEPGPAMLGDIVLCPEFAAEQAAAAGHSLGHELALLTIHGVLHLLGYDHAEQAEEKEMFALQERLLEEWVADQVEAYQQDRQDERDRRLLDKSRYFDQP
- a CDS encoding PhoH family protein — its product is MTPRETRAADTVGARQADALVRSSIDVPPDLVVGLLGSADENLRALERTLSADLHVRGNSVTLSGEPADVALAERAITELVAIVGSGQPLTPEVVRHSVAMLLGTGNESPAEVLTLDILSRRGKTIRPKTLNQKRYVDAIDANTIVFGIGPAGTGKTYLAMAKAVHALQSKQVTRIILTRPAVEAGERLGFLPGTLSEKIDPYLRPLYDALYDMMDPELIPKLMSAGVIEVAPLAYMRGRTLNDAFIVLDEAQNTTAEQMKMFLTRLGFGSKVVVTGDVTQIDLPGGARSGLRAAVDILEDIDDIHIAELTSADVVRHRLVSEIVDAYARYEEPGSGMNRAARRASGSRSRR
- a CDS encoding nuclear transport factor 2 family protein, with amino-acid sequence MTGTAHNLSAIFDEHVAHEFVARDVGATMATMSANPFVNHVPTMMGGVGFDGVADFYGNYFVGHWPADTTINPVCRTVGADRVVDEAVMSFTHDIPMPTLLPGVPPTGRAVMLPVVVVMGFEGDKVAYERIYWDQASLLVQVGLLDEALLPVTGADQARKVLDKDLPANTLLQR
- a CDS encoding 16S rRNA (uracil(1498)-N(3))-methyltransferase, whose product is MVATLFYVDALPDTGAVAVVAGDEGFHAATVRRIRPGEQLILGDGAGGLARCVVEQAGRDGLGARVLERWSVAPGRPAVTVVQALPKSERSELAVELGTEAGADAFVAWQAARCVAIWEGSRADKGLRRWRAVVRSAARQSRRSHIPPVDGVLSTAALIQRVREEVVAGAVVLALHESATDRIADVAVAQADSLILVVGPEGGITPDEIAALTDAGAVAVRLGPAVLRTSSAAAVALGALGVLTSRWDARVDCEFHDATRR
- the dnaJ gene encoding molecular chaperone DnaJ; protein product: MARDYYGLLGVSKSAGDAEIKRAYRRLARELHPDVNPDEAAQAKFKEISIAYEVLSDPEKRRIVDMGGDPLATAGASAGGFAGFGGLGDVFEAFFGGGFGGGAASRGPAGRVRPGSDSLLRMRLDLDECATGVTKQVTVDTAVLCDRCQGKGTHGDSAPIPCDTCGGRGEVQTVQRSLLGQMLTSRPCPTCRGVGVVIPDPCHQCMGDGRVRARRDISVKIPAGVGDGMRVRLAAQGEVGPGGGPAGDLYVEVHEQAHDIFVRQGDDLHCTVSVPMVDAALGATVTVDAILDGMSEIVIPPGTQPGSTITLRGRGMPHLRSSARGDLHVHIEVVVPTRLDSHDTDLLRELKSRRSRDIAEVRSTHAAGGLFSRLRETFTGR
- the hrcA gene encoding heat-inducible transcriptional repressor HrcA; protein product: MANADERRFEVLRAIVADFVATQEPIGSKSLVERHNLGVSSATVRNDMAVLEAEGYITQPHTSSGRVPTEKGYREFVDRLDDVKPLSAAERRAIQGFLESGVDLDDVLRRAVRLLAQLTRQVAVVQYPTLSTSTVRHLEVIALSPARLLMVVITESGRVDQRIVELGDVIDDHQLSQLREILGQALEGKKLAAASAAVADLAGELRGAGGLGDAVGRSATVLLESLVEHTEERLLLGGTANLTRNAADFGGSLRSILEALEEQVVVLRLLAAQQEAGKVTVRIGHETEAEQMAGTSMVSTAYGTLDTIYGGMGVLGPTRMDYPGTMASVAAVAMYIGEVLGAR
- a CDS encoding type II toxin-antitoxin system VapB family antitoxin, yielding MIFKGVREGKPYPEHGLTYRDWSQIPPQQIRLDELVTTTTVLALDRLLSEDSTFYGDLFPHAVKWRGVTYLEDGLHRAVRAALRNRTVLHARVFDMDMRPGPPR
- a CDS encoding carboxymuconolactone decarboxylase family protein; amino-acid sequence: MPRLTGVSDREAGLGAKIAFFFTKRKLAAMAGLETAEMLEPLRMYAHIPRLLSAYGKLEQAESKLDILSPRHRALAELKSATTVRCEYCIDLGSQIAREMGITDEELRSMAEYENAACFSDVDRLILRYATAISRTPVEVSDELFDALRAHFDTAQLVGLTHIITLGNLRARFNIALDIGSSGFSGGRVCALPDAREA
- a CDS encoding sigma-70 family RNA polymerase sigma factor, yielding MTVDPALTARFEAARPRLGALAYRMLGSIDDAEDAVQETWLRLRRSTDGDAAIANLDGWLTTVVARICLNMLRERRSHVGAELVSRLPDPIVDPEGEFDPEHEAMLADAVGLALFVVLDTLSPPERLAFVLHDVFAVPFDQIAPIVERSPETTRKLASRARRRIQQADPVPDGDLAAQHEAVDAFFAAGRSGDFDRLVSVLNPDVVLRGDFGPGAAMFRAEGASSVAKLARSYAGPEREVRAAIVNGAAGAVIFVSGRPSAIMGFMVRDGRISAIDVLADPQRVGRVDLSALNG